The following coding sequences lie in one Sedimentibacter sp. MB35-C1 genomic window:
- a CDS encoding phosphate butyryltransferase translates to MKKFVEIIRHAQEYAEAHGPSKIAVAFAQDEDVLKAIKTAVDEKICEPILIGDKEKIIDISKEIKFDLKNIEIIDEKDGPEACKKAVALVSSKKADVVMKGLIDTSIILKAVLNKEIGLRTGNILSHAAVFSTDTYHKFFIITDAAMSIAPNADDKRQIIENSIKLSRALGAEVPKVAVICAKEKVNPKMQATLDAHELVEMQKEGKISGCIVEGPYALDNAISKESAELKGIKGDVVGDADILLMPNIEAGNVFYKALTYLANAENAGIILGARAPIVLTSRADSDKAKLNSIALSVLVSSFKGE, encoded by the coding sequence GTGAAGAAATTTGTAGAAATAATAAGACATGCCCAAGAATATGCTGAAGCACATGGACCTTCAAAAATAGCAGTAGCTTTTGCTCAGGATGAAGATGTTTTAAAAGCGATTAAGACAGCTGTAGATGAAAAAATCTGCGAGCCTATTTTAATAGGTGATAAAGAAAAAATAATTGATATATCAAAAGAAATAAAATTTGATCTAAAAAATATTGAAATAATAGATGAAAAAGATGGACCTGAGGCTTGCAAAAAAGCAGTTGCATTGGTAAGCAGCAAAAAAGCCGACGTGGTTATGAAAGGATTAATAGACACATCAATTATTTTGAAGGCTGTTTTAAACAAAGAAATAGGACTAAGAACAGGAAATATACTTAGCCATGCCGCAGTTTTCTCAACTGATACTTATCACAAATTTTTCATTATTACTGATGCGGCTATGAGCATAGCTCCCAATGCCGACGATAAAAGACAGATAATAGAAAATTCGATAAAACTAAGTCGTGCTCTTGGAGCAGAAGTGCCTAAGGTTGCAGTAATATGTGCAAAAGAAAAGGTAAATCCTAAAATGCAGGCGACTTTGGACGCACATGAACTTGTTGAAATGCAGAAAGAAGGAAAAATTTCAGGGTGTATAGTTGAAGGCCCCTATGCATTAGATAATGCAATTTCTAAAGAGTCTGCAGAATTAAAGGGCATTAAGGGTGATGTAGTAGGAGACGCCGATATACTTCTTATGCCGAATATTGAAGCAGGAAATGTATTTTATAAGGCTTTGACATATCTGGCTAATGCCGAAAACGCAGGAATAATATTAGGAGCAAGAGCTCCTATAGTGTTAACGTCGAGAGCTGATTCAGATAAAGCGAAATTAAATTCAATCGCACTTTCTGTATTAGTTTCATCTTTTAAAGGAGAATAG
- a CDS encoding sigma-54-dependent Fis family transcriptional regulator — MNNINIEINNMDYQGMLEAVLLATQDAISVVNEEGEHILVNPAYTKITGLDKEDIIGKDALYDIEKGESLHMKVLTTKKPVENTKLKIRPSGKTVVAQAAPIIVNGAMKGSVAVLHDISGIKDLTDKLNKAEKKLRELSNKYKPEDIIGESAAMLEVKKMIERAAKVPATVLLRGESGTGKELFANSIHAQSKRSENNFVRVNCAALSDTLLESELFGYEEGSFTGALKGGKKGLFEEADKGTIFLDEISEISMNTQAKLLRVLQEKEIMKVGSNHPISVDVRIIAATNADLIKAVKEGKFREDLFYRLNILPIVIPPLRDRKEDIPLLIKNFIVKFNDEYGRHIQDIADDALYILIHYNWPGNVRELENIVGRSIINMNINERIIQVEHLPHLLYSKKQSSQQCVVEKEAKLTRLSNVIEKAESDYIQSVYFRLNKNKTETAKVLGISLRSLYYKMEKHGIS, encoded by the coding sequence ATGAATAATATTAACATAGAAATTAACAACATGGATTATCAAGGAATGCTTGAAGCGGTACTTCTTGCGACACAAGATGCAATAAGTGTTGTAAATGAAGAGGGGGAACACATACTTGTGAACCCTGCTTATACCAAAATTACCGGACTTGATAAAGAAGACATTATAGGTAAAGATGCATTATATGATATAGAAAAGGGAGAAAGCCTTCATATGAAGGTTCTTACCACAAAAAAGCCTGTGGAAAACACAAAGCTTAAAATTAGACCTAGCGGCAAGACTGTTGTAGCTCAGGCGGCACCGATTATAGTAAACGGTGCAATGAAAGGCAGCGTTGCAGTGCTTCATGATATTTCTGGAATTAAGGACTTGACAGACAAACTAAACAAAGCTGAAAAAAAATTAAGAGAGCTTTCAAACAAATATAAGCCTGAAGATATAATCGGTGAATCTGCGGCAATGCTTGAAGTCAAAAAAATGATAGAAAGAGCAGCAAAGGTGCCTGCAACAGTATTGCTTAGAGGCGAAAGCGGAACAGGAAAAGAACTTTTTGCAAATTCAATACATGCTCAAAGTAAAAGGTCAGAAAATAACTTTGTAAGAGTAAATTGTGCTGCGCTTTCAGACACTTTACTTGAAAGTGAGCTCTTCGGATATGAGGAAGGTTCATTTACAGGAGCTTTAAAAGGAGGTAAAAAGGGCCTTTTTGAAGAAGCCGATAAAGGAACAATATTTTTGGATGAAATATCTGAAATAAGCATGAATACTCAGGCTAAGCTCCTTAGAGTGTTGCAGGAAAAAGAAATTATGAAAGTCGGAAGCAACCATCCGATTTCGGTGGATGTCAGAATTATTGCTGCAACAAATGCTGATCTTATTAAAGCTGTAAAAGAAGGAAAATTCAGAGAAGATTTATTTTATAGATTAAATATACTTCCAATTGTGATACCCCCTTTGAGAGACCGCAAAGAAGATATACCATTACTTATTAAAAATTTTATTGTAAAATTCAACGATGAGTATGGAAGGCACATACAAGATATTGCAGATGATGCATTATATATTCTCATTCATTATAACTGGCCTGGAAATGTAAGAGAGCTTGAAAACATTGTCGGACGTTCTATAATCAATATGAATATTAACGAAAGAATTATTCAGGTTGAACATCTTCCGCATCTGCTGTACAGTAAGAAGCAAAGCTCTCAGCAGTGTGTTGTGGAAAAAGAAGCGAAGCTGACCAGATTGAGTAATGTAATTGAAAAAGCGGAATCAGATTATATACAAAGCGTATATTTCAGACTAAATAAAAATAAGACAGAAACTGCGAAGGTGCTGGGTATTTCACTCAGGTCCCTTTACTACAAAATGGAAAAGCACGGGATTTCATAA